Proteins encoded within one genomic window of Alteribacter populi:
- a CDS encoding pyridoxamine 5'-phosphate oxidase family protein: protein MAKREEKLSPELVESLQGEKIVTLVTTDQETKQPDLSVISWVVAQPEGDQIKFAVGHKANSAKNIQAEPRVTLGITGNGSCYSVKGKADVSDVIEKTMKLRIVTVDVESVEDVIFYGGKITVEPEYEKTYDPKLAEKLDAEVYSLLKE from the coding sequence GTGGCAAAGCGTGAAGAAAAGTTAAGTCCTGAACTGGTTGAATCACTACAAGGTGAAAAAATTGTCACCTTGGTTACAACAGACCAGGAAACGAAACAGCCTGATTTAAGTGTGATTTCCTGGGTGGTCGCACAACCTGAAGGGGATCAGATTAAATTTGCGGTCGGGCATAAAGCAAATAGTGCTAAAAATATTCAAGCGGAACCACGAGTGACACTAGGGATCACTGGTAACGGCAGCTGCTATTCGGTCAAAGGGAAAGCAGATGTTTCTGATGTGATTGAAAAAACGATGAAATTGCGAATAGTAACAGTAGATGTAGAATCCGTGGAAGATGTTATTTTTTACGGAGGGAAAATTACGGTAGAGCCGGAGTACGAGAAAACGTATGATCCAAAGTTAGCTGAAAAGCTTGATGCAGAAGTGTATAGTTTATTAAAAGAATAA
- a CDS encoding cysteine hydrolase family protein — translation MQKTALVVIDVQNAIFDESNPIYEGEQLLRNLQDLIDKARTANVPVFFVQHNDEEFITGTPSWEIHSLISPNEGELVIQKHTPDSFHETVLHEKLNAEQIQNLVIVGNQTEYCVDTTSRRAFSLGYNVTLVKDAHGTWDTHTLSAKQIIDHHNEVLGNAFAALKETKEIQFSD, via the coding sequence TTGCAAAAGACTGCTTTGGTGGTTATTGATGTTCAAAATGCCATATTTGACGAATCTAATCCGATATACGAAGGTGAACAGCTTCTTAGAAATCTTCAGGACTTAATTGATAAGGCACGTACTGCTAACGTCCCTGTCTTTTTTGTCCAACATAATGATGAAGAATTCATAACTGGAACTCCTTCGTGGGAAATTCATTCTTTAATCTCTCCAAATGAAGGAGAACTAGTGATCCAAAAACATACTCCGGATTCTTTTCATGAAACCGTACTTCATGAAAAACTTAATGCAGAGCAAATCCAAAATCTTGTTATTGTCGGAAATCAGACCGAGTATTGCGTAGATACTACGAGTCGCCGTGCATTTAGTCTCGGTTATAATGTCACACTTGTCAAAGATGCCCACGGGACATGGGATACCCATACCTTAAGTGCTAAACAAATCATTGATCATCACAATGAGGTATTGGGTAATGCTTTTGCTGCTCTTAAGGAAACAAAAGAGATTCAGTTTTCCGATTAG
- a CDS encoding SRPBCC domain-containing protein, whose translation MANASSNKRTDSASRVIMASPQTIYQAFLSPEALVSWLPPKGMSGHIDTFDPREGGTYRLTLTYEMELSTPGKTSENTDVTQMKFLELVPDNRIVQTVKFDSEDLAFSGEMIQKWLLEANSEGTKVTVVCENVPEGIRKEDHDTGLRSTLENLAVFTE comes from the coding sequence ATGGCGAATGCATCAAGTAACAAGAGGACAGATTCTGCTTCAAGAGTGATCATGGCATCACCGCAAACCATCTATCAGGCATTCTTGAGTCCGGAAGCTCTGGTTTCGTGGCTTCCACCGAAAGGAATGTCGGGTCATATTGACACGTTTGATCCCCGCGAAGGCGGAACTTATAGATTGACCCTCACCTACGAAATGGAACTCTCAACCCCTGGCAAAACTTCAGAAAACACCGACGTAACCCAAATGAAGTTTTTGGAGTTGGTTCCAGACAATCGAATTGTACAAACTGTAAAGTTCGATTCCGAGGACCTAGCGTTCTCGGGGGAGATGATACAGAAATGGCTCTTGGAAGCAAATTCAGAAGGCACAAAGGTTACTGTCGTTTGTGAGAACGTACCTGAAGGAATACGAAAGGAGGATCATGACACAGGTTTAAGGTCTACACTGGAGAATCTTGCTGTCTTTACTGAGTGA
- a CDS encoding DUF2200 domain-containing protein yields MTKHHIYTMSFASVYPHYVTKAEKKGRTKTEVDEIIRWLTGYSQEELETQLEKQTDFETFFAEAPQLNPSRALIKGVVCGVRVEDIEEPTMQEIRYLDKLIDELAKGKAMEKILRKQ; encoded by the coding sequence ATGACCAAACATCATATCTATACAATGAGTTTCGCAAGTGTCTATCCCCATTACGTTACGAAGGCGGAGAAAAAAGGACGTACGAAAACAGAAGTCGATGAAATCATCCGTTGGTTGACAGGGTATAGCCAGGAAGAGTTAGAAACGCAACTGGAAAAACAGACAGACTTTGAGACCTTCTTTGCGGAAGCTCCCCAACTGAATCCTTCGCGGGCTTTGATCAAAGGGGTGGTCTGCGGTGTCCGAGTGGAAGACATCGAAGAACCAACTATGCAGGAAATTCGCTATTTGGATAAACTGATCGATGAATTAGCAAAGGGAAAAGCGATGGAGAAAATTTTACGAAAACAATAA
- a CDS encoding NADPH-dependent FMN reductase yields MKLVALSGSRSERSKTLLVVNKAIDYAKDYDPQIETEIIHLGDYDIQYCDGRDPSLYQGDTKKVIDLIVNADAFIVGTPIYRGSMTGALKNVFDIIPNDSLRGKVIGFIATGGSPHHFLAIEHQLKPLAGYFHAYALPSAVYAHNDHFSASTLVDTEIMNRLNELGKSIVDFYNKGMDRSVRLGLPDIPRKQLSNYEEGYCGKA; encoded by the coding sequence ATGAAACTAGTGGCGTTGTCAGGAAGTCGGTCTGAGAGATCAAAAACATTACTTGTTGTTAATAAAGCGATTGACTATGCAAAAGACTATGATCCGCAGATCGAAACTGAGATTATTCACTTGGGGGATTATGATATACAGTATTGTGATGGTCGGGATCCTTCTCTTTATCAAGGGGATACAAAAAAAGTGATAGATTTAATTGTAAATGCCGATGCATTTATTGTTGGAACGCCAATTTATAGAGGATCGATGACCGGGGCATTAAAAAACGTCTTTGATATTATTCCAAATGATAGTCTGCGAGGCAAAGTCATTGGCTTTATTGCAACGGGGGGATCACCGCACCACTTTCTTGCGATTGAACATCAGTTAAAACCTCTTGCGGGTTACTTCCACGCCTATGCATTGCCATCAGCGGTTTATGCTCACAATGACCATTTTTCTGCTTCAACTCTAGTTGATACGGAAATCATGAATCGGTTAAATGAACTTGGAAAAAGCATTGTCGACTTCTATAATAAAGGTATGGACCGAAGTGTAAGATTAGGATTACCGGACATTCCAAGAAAGCAGTTAAGTAATTACGAGGAGGGGTATTGTGGCAAAGCGTGA
- the aceA gene encoding isocitrate lyase: MNQNVEKVDQEWKTNTRWHGVERPYTAEDVEKLKGSISIEYTLARRGAEKLWSMIHEESFIRALGALTGNQAVQQVKAGLKAIYLSGWQVAADANLSGQMYPDQSLYPANSVPNVVKRINQALQRADQIEHSEGKNDIDWFAPIVADAEAGFGGQLNVFELMKGMIEAGAAAVHFEDQLSSEKKCGHLGGKVLLPTQQAVRNLISARLAADVMEVPTVIIARTDANAANLITSDVDPVDHEFITGERTHEGFYRTQAGIDQAIARGLAYAPYADLIWCETSEPNLEEAQKFADAIHEKYPGKLLAYNCSPSFNWKKKLDDVTIAQFQEELGKMGYKFQFVTLAGFHALNHSMFELAKDYSERGMAAYSALQQAEFASEKEGYTATKHQREVGTGYFDEVANVISGGTSSTTALTGSTEEEQFVK; this comes from the coding sequence ATGAATCAAAATGTAGAAAAGGTGGACCAAGAATGGAAAACGAATACTCGCTGGCATGGGGTAGAGCGGCCGTATACAGCAGAAGATGTTGAAAAGCTAAAAGGCTCTATATCCATAGAATACACGTTAGCGAGACGAGGTGCGGAAAAGTTGTGGAGTATGATACATGAAGAAAGCTTTATCCGTGCATTAGGAGCTCTTACTGGGAATCAGGCTGTCCAGCAAGTAAAAGCAGGTCTCAAGGCAATTTATTTAAGTGGCTGGCAAGTGGCAGCGGATGCGAACTTGTCAGGGCAAATGTATCCTGACCAAAGTCTTTATCCGGCAAACAGCGTTCCGAATGTAGTAAAACGAATTAATCAAGCGCTGCAGCGAGCTGACCAGATTGAACACAGTGAAGGAAAAAACGACATTGACTGGTTTGCTCCAATCGTAGCTGATGCGGAAGCAGGATTTGGTGGACAGCTGAATGTGTTCGAATTGATGAAAGGTATGATCGAAGCCGGAGCTGCTGCTGTTCACTTCGAAGATCAATTGTCCTCCGAGAAAAAGTGCGGTCATTTAGGAGGAAAGGTTCTTTTGCCAACGCAGCAGGCCGTTCGTAATTTAATTTCCGCGCGGCTAGCCGCAGATGTTATGGAAGTGCCGACCGTCATCATCGCCCGAACGGACGCAAATGCAGCAAACTTGATTACAAGTGATGTGGATCCAGTTGATCATGAATTTATTACAGGCGAACGGACTCACGAAGGTTTTTATCGCACTCAGGCCGGTATCGATCAAGCGATAGCGAGAGGATTGGCTTATGCACCATACGCCGACTTGATTTGGTGTGAAACGTCAGAGCCAAACCTGGAAGAAGCCCAGAAGTTTGCGGATGCGATTCATGAGAAATATCCAGGTAAGCTGTTGGCATATAACTGTTCACCTTCATTTAACTGGAAAAAGAAATTAGACGATGTGACGATCGCTCAATTTCAAGAAGAATTAGGGAAGATGGGCTACAAGTTCCAATTCGTCACATTGGCAGGGTTCCATGCCCTTAATCACAGTATGTTTGAGTTAGCGAAAGATTACAGCGAACGAGGAATGGCTGCATATTCTGCTCTTCAGCAGGCTGAGTTCGCAAGTGAAAAAGAGGGATATACGGCAACAAAGCATCAGCGTGAAGTCGGTACTGGTTACTTTGATGAAGTGGCGAACGTCATTTCTGGCGGAACGTCGTCAACGACCGCATTGACTGGATCAACTGAGGAAGAGCAGTTTGTGAAGTAA
- the sfnG gene encoding dimethylsulfone monooxygenase SfnG translates to MGELKFAYWVPNVSGGLVVSKLPQKTGWDYESNKRYAQIAEESGYDFALLQTRFIASYGAENQLEAITLASALASVTKKINLISAVHPGLWHPGVYAKMIATLDNISNGRAALNVVSGWFKQEFIGYGEHWLEHDERYRRAEEFIQVLKSMWTEESTTYKGDFYRINEAPLKPKPVNGRPPIFQGGNSKAAREMAAKVSDWYFMNGNTIEGFKEQIEDVKALARKEGREEEIKFAAHGFAIVRDTEEEALELLRDIVSHADNEAVEGFSNAVKEAGQSTKDKKGMWASSTFKDLVQYNEGFKTGLIGTAEQVADRIIELKKIGIDLVLTAHFHYEEDLQRFGEEVIPLVKEKEAALKEQRVTV, encoded by the coding sequence ATGGGAGAATTGAAGTTTGCTTATTGGGTACCGAATGTAAGTGGAGGGTTAGTTGTCTCCAAGCTTCCACAAAAAACAGGATGGGACTATGAATCAAATAAACGATATGCGCAAATTGCCGAAGAATCAGGCTATGACTTTGCACTTTTACAAACACGTTTTATTGCCAGCTACGGTGCTGAAAATCAATTAGAAGCAATCACACTGGCTTCTGCATTAGCTAGTGTAACAAAAAAAATCAATCTTATTTCCGCAGTTCATCCAGGGTTATGGCATCCAGGGGTTTATGCGAAAATGATTGCCACGCTAGATAACATTAGTAATGGCCGGGCTGCACTTAATGTAGTAAGCGGGTGGTTTAAGCAAGAGTTTATCGGGTACGGAGAACATTGGCTAGAGCATGACGAAAGGTATCGTCGAGCAGAAGAATTTATTCAAGTACTAAAGTCGATGTGGACAGAAGAATCGACAACCTATAAGGGTGACTTTTACAGAATTAATGAAGCACCGTTAAAACCTAAACCGGTCAATGGCAGACCCCCTATATTTCAAGGTGGTAACTCGAAAGCGGCGCGTGAAATGGCAGCAAAGGTCTCCGATTGGTATTTTATGAATGGCAATACGATCGAAGGATTTAAAGAACAAATTGAAGATGTAAAAGCATTGGCTAGAAAAGAAGGTAGAGAAGAAGAGATTAAATTTGCTGCTCATGGTTTTGCAATCGTCCGCGATACAGAGGAAGAGGCATTAGAGCTGTTAAGAGATATTGTTTCACATGCCGATAACGAGGCAGTTGAAGGCTTTAGCAATGCGGTAAAAGAAGCAGGACAATCAACGAAAGATAAAAAAGGTATGTGGGCCAGTTCGACGTTCAAAGACCTTGTTCAATATAATGAAGGCTTTAAAACCGGTCTGATCGGAACAGCTGAACAAGTTGCGGATCGTATTATTGAATTGAAAAAAATAGGAATCGATCTTGTGTTAACTGCACATTTCCACTATGAAGAAGATTTACAAAGGTTCGGTGAAGAAGTCATTCCACTCGTTAAAGAAAAAGAAGCTGCACTAAAAGAGCAGCGTGTTACTGTATGA
- a CDS encoding autorepressor SdpR family transcription factor codes for MVENKLDPTRTFKALADDTRRDILELLREKDMTAGEIADAFEMTKPSISNHLSLLHGADLVYREKRGQYVVYSLNMTLFHEVVLWLQKLSQ; via the coding sequence ATGGTGGAAAACAAATTGGATCCTACACGTACCTTTAAAGCGCTGGCCGATGATACGCGTCGAGATATTCTTGAATTACTTCGGGAAAAGGATATGACAGCGGGTGAAATTGCTGATGCCTTTGAGATGACTAAACCAAGTATTTCCAATCACTTGAGCCTCTTGCACGGTGCCGATCTCGTATATCGGGAGAAACGCGGGCAGTATGTCGTGTATTCGTTGAATATGACATTATTCCATGAAGTGGTCTTGTGGTTACAAAAATTGAGCCAGTAG